The following proteins are co-located in the Anomalospiza imberbis isolate Cuckoo-Finch-1a 21T00152 chromosome 1, ASM3175350v1, whole genome shotgun sequence genome:
- the SNAI2 gene encoding zinc finger protein SNAI2, whose translation MPRSFLVKKHFNSSKKPNYSELDTHTVIISPYLYESYPVPIIPQPEILSSVAYNPITVWTTTGLLPSPLPSDLSPLSGYPSSLGRVSPPPPSDTSSKDHSGSESPISDEEERIQSKLSDPHAIEAEKFQCSLCNKTYSTFSGLAKHKQLHCDAQSRKSFSCKYCDKEYVSLGALKMHIRTHTLPCVCKICGKAFSRPWLLQGHIRTHTGEKPFSCPHCNRAFADRSNLRAHLQTHSDVKKYQCKNCSKTFSRMSLLHKHEESGCCVAH comes from the exons ATGCCACGCTCCTTCCTGGTCAAGAAGCATTTCAATTCATCCAAGAAGCCGAATTACAGCGAGCTGGACACTCATACAG TGATTATATCCCCATACCTGTACGAAAGCTATCCAGTCCCTATCATACCACAGCCAGAGATCCTGAGCTCAGTAGCTTACAATCCCATTACTGTGTGGACTACAACTGGGCTGCTACCGTCTCCATTACCCAGTGACCTCTCTCCACTTTCTGGATACCCCTCATCTTTGGGAAGAGTCAGCCCACCTCCACCTTCTGACACCTCCTCCAAAGATCACAGCGGTTCAGAAAGCCCCATTAGTGATGAAGAGGAGAGAATCCAGTCAAAGCTTTCAGACCCTCATGCAATCGAAGCTGAAAAGTTCCAGTGCAGTTTGTGCAACAAGACCTATTCGACTTTCTCTGGGTTGGCCAAACACAAGCAGCTGCACTGTGATGCCCAGTCTAGGAAATCGTTCAGCTGCAAGTACTGTGACAAGGAGTATGTCAGCCTGGGAGCGCTTAAGATGCACATCAGGACCCACACGCTACCTTGTGTCTGCAAGATCTGTGGCAAGGCTTTCTCTAGACCCTGGCTACTTCAAGGACACATTAGAACTCACACTG GAGAGAAGCCATTTTCCTGTCCTCACTGCAACAGAGCTTTTGCAGACAGATCCAATCTGAGGGCTCATCTGCAGACCCACTCAGATGTGAAGAAATACCAGTGCAAAAATTGCTCCAAAACTTTCTCCAGAATGTCTCTTCTGCACAAACATGAGGAATCTGGCTGCTGTGTAGCACACTGA